A window from Fictibacillus halophilus encodes these proteins:
- a CDS encoding ABC transporter permease: MIKNIWKDLLFIVGFLFVFGLLVASFYHLIVLDNEIYEEQYIYDEEGMPKEKAPFEPSSHYWFGSDRMGADLFSQIISGAKYTLGIALVVSLLRVGLSFLGSFLLWRAGRVMPFIKGLSQSFYYIPSALLIFFVVGPIIQLENYTFWEKAFFEMLLIIAIAVPNTSILIKEEINLIEKEEFITSAKLMGGSRLRILSKHILPHLWPKLLLIYVQQVIAVLLLLAHLGILGVFFGGTTMREFVLEYEIPTSDSNEWSGLIGGYYYQLRLAPWLVFFPVFSFAAVILAFNFIAEGIKRSANKLPIPKTVKSKDERKPNISLVENKSFVFLSQKKTG, encoded by the coding sequence ATGATTAAGAACATATGGAAAGATCTCTTATTTATTGTAGGATTTTTGTTTGTGTTTGGTCTTCTGGTGGCTAGTTTTTATCATCTAATCGTTCTTGATAATGAGATATATGAAGAACAGTATATTTACGATGAAGAGGGAATGCCGAAAGAAAAGGCGCCATTTGAACCGTCAAGTCATTACTGGTTTGGCAGTGACCGTATGGGAGCAGATCTGTTCTCTCAAATTATATCTGGAGCCAAGTACACACTTGGTATCGCGCTAGTCGTCAGCTTGCTCAGGGTCGGTCTATCATTCCTCGGATCGTTTCTATTGTGGAGAGCGGGAAGAGTGATGCCTTTTATAAAAGGATTGTCTCAATCGTTCTATTACATCCCGTCAGCGCTTCTAATCTTTTTTGTTGTAGGTCCGATTATACAGTTAGAAAACTACACATTTTGGGAAAAAGCGTTTTTTGAGATGCTGTTGATCATAGCTATAGCGGTGCCGAACACTTCTATTCTTATAAAAGAAGAGATCAACCTGATTGAAAAAGAAGAGTTTATCACAAGTGCTAAATTAATGGGTGGTTCAAGATTAAGAATTCTATCAAAACACATATTGCCACATCTATGGCCAAAGCTGTTGTTGATCTATGTACAACAAGTGATTGCCGTCCTGTTACTGTTAGCTCACCTTGGAATATTAGGTGTGTTCTTTGGTGGAACAACGATGAGAGAATTTGTGCTGGAATATGAAATACCTACATCAGACTCCAACGAATGGTCAGGGCTAATTGGAGGCTACTATTATCAACTACGTCTTGCGCCATGGCTTGTATTCTTTCCGGTGTTCAGTTTTGCCGCTGTCATTTTAGCCTTTAATTTTATAGCAGAGGGCATCAAACGATCGGCGAACAAGCTGCCTATCCCCAAAACGGTGAAAAGCAAAGATGAACGAAAGCCGAACATTAGCTTGGTAGAAAATAAGTCATTTGTATTTTTATCACAAAAGAAGACAGGTTGA
- a CDS encoding ABC transporter ATP-binding protein — protein sequence MLARFFAYYRPYKWLFILDFSCAILVGILELAFPLAVNQVIDKLLPDGNWEVISLACLGLLLVYLLNTFLHFVVTYWGHKLGINIETDMRQQLFTHMQKLSFGYYDNNKTGHSISRLTKDLEEIGEVAHHGPEDVFVAVMTLIGSFGLMLTINWKLAVLSFIVIPLLIILAIYFNKKMTMTFRKMFQDVAEINARVEDSIGGIRVVQAFANERYEQEKFRENNKNYRLTKLQSYKIMAQNVMSNYVLMRLVTLFTLLFGTYFVISGELTYGQFVAFILLSNILIGPIQKINAVIESYPKGIAGFKRFVEIMDTEPDIADSEDAIEVDLKGTIHYQDVSFGYEGHRTVLNNIDLSIRSGETVAFVGPSGAGKTTLCSLLPRFYDVQSGSITIDGINIQEMKLESLRKQIGIVQQDVFLFSGTIKENITYGDLDATDADIMEAAKRARLDDFIQDQPEGLQAVIGERGVKLSGGQKQRLAIARMFLKNPPILILDEATSALDTETEVAIQKALEELTEGRTTLVIAHRLATIKNADRIMVVTNEGIAEEGNHHDLLASKGIYSRLHAAQFG from the coding sequence GTGTTAGCTCGCTTTTTTGCTTATTATAGACCCTATAAGTGGTTGTTCATTCTTGATTTTTCATGTGCTATTCTTGTTGGGATTTTGGAATTGGCCTTTCCGTTAGCTGTAAACCAAGTGATCGATAAACTTCTTCCTGATGGAAACTGGGAAGTTATCTCTTTAGCTTGTCTAGGTTTGCTGCTCGTCTACCTTTTAAATACGTTTCTTCATTTTGTGGTCACGTACTGGGGGCACAAGCTTGGGATCAATATTGAGACAGATATGCGTCAACAGCTGTTCACACATATGCAGAAACTCTCGTTCGGTTATTATGATAACAATAAGACAGGTCACAGTATCTCTCGGCTTACGAAAGACTTAGAAGAGATCGGGGAAGTTGCTCACCACGGTCCAGAAGATGTGTTTGTGGCCGTTATGACATTGATTGGATCGTTTGGACTCATGTTAACGATCAATTGGAAGCTCGCAGTTTTGTCTTTTATCGTCATTCCGCTTTTAATTATTTTAGCTATCTATTTCAATAAAAAAATGACGATGACGTTTAGAAAAATGTTTCAGGATGTAGCGGAGATCAATGCCAGAGTAGAGGACAGCATCGGTGGGATACGTGTTGTTCAAGCATTTGCGAACGAAAGATATGAGCAGGAAAAGTTTAGAGAAAACAATAAGAATTATCGTCTTACAAAGCTTCAATCCTATAAGATCATGGCTCAAAACGTTATGTCAAACTATGTGTTAATGAGGTTAGTTACCCTTTTCACTTTATTGTTTGGAACGTACTTTGTCATTTCAGGTGAACTAACGTATGGACAATTTGTTGCATTTATTTTGTTATCAAACATTCTGATCGGACCCATTCAAAAAATAAATGCTGTGATTGAAAGCTATCCTAAAGGAATCGCTGGTTTTAAGCGGTTCGTTGAAATCATGGACACAGAGCCAGACATAGCAGATTCAGAAGATGCCATAGAAGTCGATTTAAAAGGTACGATTCACTATCAGGATGTGAGTTTTGGGTATGAAGGTCATCGAACAGTTTTGAATAACATAGATCTATCCATTCGCTCTGGTGAAACAGTCGCATTCGTAGGACCATCTGGAGCAGGAAAGACAACGCTATGCAGTCTGTTGCCTCGTTTTTATGATGTTCAAAGTGGATCGATCACAATTGATGGTATCAACATCCAAGAGATGAAGCTAGAATCATTACGAAAACAGATCGGTATCGTGCAGCAAGATGTTTTTCTTTTTTCAGGCACGATTAAAGAAAATATTACGTACGGTGACTTAGATGCTACAGATGCTGACATTATGGAAGCAGCAAAGAGAGCTCGATTGGATGACTTTATTCAAGATCAACCTGAAGGACTCCAGGCAGTGATTGGTGAAAGAGGGGTAAAGCTTTCCGGAGGACAAAAACAGAGACTAGCCATTGCTCGTATGTTTTTGAAAAACCCGCCGATCTTGATCCTGGACGAGGCCACATCTGCTTTAGATACGGAAACAGAAGTTGCGATTCAAAAAGCATTAGAAGAATTAACAGAAGGAAGAACGACACTCGTTATTGCACATAGACTTGCAACAATAAAAAATGCAGATCGAATAATGGTTGTTACAAATGAAGGCATTGCTGAGGAAGGCAATCATCACGATTTGTTAGCATCAAAAGGAATTTATAGCCGTTTACATGCAGCGCAATTTGGATGA
- a CDS encoding pyridoxamine 5'-phosphate oxidase family protein yields MDKEQMKNKVFEVVDKKQTGVLATVKKNKPHSRYMTFFHDELTFYTPTSIETHKADEIQDNPNVHVLVGYDGEGYNDPYLEIEGTATIRDDPGLKEKFWNEQMKHYFEGPNDPNYILLEIKPSLIRLMNDGEHEPQTLEL; encoded by the coding sequence ATGGATAAAGAGCAGATGAAAAATAAAGTATTTGAAGTAGTAGACAAAAAACAGACGGGCGTGCTGGCAACGGTAAAGAAGAACAAGCCGCATTCTCGCTATATGACCTTCTTCCACGACGAACTTACGTTTTACACGCCAACAAGTATCGAGACTCATAAAGCCGATGAAATTCAAGATAACCCAAATGTTCACGTACTAGTCGGCTATGATGGTGAAGGATACAACGATCCTTATCTTGAAATTGAAGGTACAGCTACCATTCGAGATGATCCAGGGTTAAAAGAAAAATTTTGGAACGAACAAATGAAACACTATTTTGAAGGTCCGAATGACCCCAACTATATCTTGCTTGAAATCAAACCAAGCTTGATTCGACTTATGAATGACGGTGAACACGAACCACAAACATTAGAATTATAA
- a CDS encoding GNAT family N-acetyltransferase, which produces MYDFMLEFKQHRNKRVYSVVKIKNLDEELRKEIKKIEENRENNLLNILHKKEEKIIVYRTIFDTDEKYGIFFIDLKVINKRGIVLNRIRLSANYSSEEHIELCDIEVFGENSGRGYGSILLNSLIQFAKENKVKKITGWISYADLNHFDKLDLFYKKNNFNVLWLDNTNKSHKAADIYWNNF; this is translated from the coding sequence ATGTATGATTTTATGCTTGAGTTTAAGCAACACAGAAATAAGAGAGTATATTCAGTAGTGAAGATAAAGAATCTGGATGAAGAATTAAGGAAAGAAATCAAAAAAATAGAAGAGAATAGAGAAAATAATCTTTTGAATATCTTACACAAAAAAGAAGAGAAAATTATTGTGTATCGTACTATTTTTGATACTGATGAAAAATACGGCATATTTTTTATAGACCTAAAAGTAATTAATAAAAGAGGTATTGTATTGAACCGTATTCGTTTAAGCGCCAATTACAGTAGTGAGGAACATATTGAACTTTGTGATATAGAAGTCTTTGGTGAAAATTCAGGCAGAGGGTATGGTTCCATTTTACTTAATTCATTAATTCAGTTTGCAAAAGAAAACAAAGTTAAGAAGATTACGGGTTGGATCTCATACGCGGACCTAAATCATTTTGACAAGCTAGATTTATTTTATAAAAAAAATAATTTTAATGTACTTTGGCTCGATAATACTAACAAATCGCATAAAGCAGCAGATATTTATTGGAACAACTTTTGA
- a CDS encoding ABC transporter permease subunit, translating to MPYILKDSFLSMILSVIGIILLGSVPYMFSGMTFNTIGYLDGITEMFRVMLNPEEIMYFADSGPYPLFPSMWGIYGYSVTILFAAFFIAIIVALMFALFIFMLPSGLKNRIRVFSFVFESIPDVLIAIGIQFFIVWFFKKTNILLFQVVSLYDQKTYFVPILCLTILPTFLILRILLLNIEEEYEKLYVDTARSKGMGSFRILWRHVLPNTLLSVFHQSRNILWFMLSNLLMIEFLFNIYGITSLIRTSGNPAVFTISMLLLFVPMFLFFTLLRVITFKWVGEK from the coding sequence ATGCCATATATTTTAAAAGATAGTTTCCTCTCCATGATTCTGTCTGTCATTGGGATTATTCTGCTAGGGTCTGTGCCATATATGTTCAGTGGGATGACATTTAACACAATCGGTTATTTGGATGGAATAACTGAAATGTTCAGAGTCATGCTGAACCCTGAAGAAATCATGTACTTTGCAGATAGCGGTCCATACCCGCTCTTTCCAAGCATGTGGGGAATCTATGGATACTCGGTTACTATTTTGTTTGCTGCATTCTTTATAGCAATTATCGTAGCGTTAATGTTTGCTCTATTCATATTCATGCTCCCATCAGGCTTAAAGAATAGAATAAGAGTATTTTCTTTTGTTTTTGAGTCAATTCCAGATGTATTAATCGCGATCGGTATACAATTCTTTATCGTATGGTTCTTCAAGAAAACGAACATCTTATTATTTCAGGTTGTATCTCTGTACGATCAGAAGACGTATTTTGTTCCTATTTTATGCTTAACGATTTTACCGACCTTTCTTATTTTGCGCATTCTATTATTAAATATCGAAGAAGAGTATGAAAAGCTTTATGTAGATACGGCGAGAAGTAAAGGAATGGGAAGCTTTCGGATCTTGTGGCGCCATGTCCTGCCAAATACGTTGCTAAGCGTATTTCACCAGTCACGAAATATATTATGGTTCATGCTATCCAACCTGCTGATGATTGAATTTCTGTTTAATATTTATGGCATTACATCACTGATCAGGACTAGTGGAAATCCGGCAGTTTTTACGATTTCCATGCTGTTACTATTTGTTCCGATGTTTCTTTTTTTCACATTGTTACGAGTGATCACGTTTAAATGGGTTGGTGAAAAATGA
- a CDS encoding ABC-three component system middle component 1: MKAERVINLLQKKKFAQYQFESYVMNQLEELNIDIWSSDSKLVMLKEYRTENSLLEWKNEDQVCIASILQYVPKKYINNLYFFMVLDFNSDEVDLRLEINKIEKNELICKKYILKNKEDLNRIPFLMNVVIESDTFSFDKKFKERIMKFKEEMDGDRYFNIEELMADYFNNYLDNKQDFKVKIEDLVGMGE, translated from the coding sequence TTGAAAGCTGAAAGAGTAATTAATTTGTTACAAAAAAAAAAATTTGCACAATATCAATTTGAATCATATGTTATGAATCAACTTGAAGAACTGAATATAGATATATGGTCAAGTGATTCAAAGTTAGTAATGTTGAAAGAATATAGAACGGAAAATTCTTTACTAGAATGGAAAAATGAAGATCAGGTGTGCATCGCAAGTATATTACAGTATGTTCCGAAAAAGTATATTAACAATTTATACTTTTTTATGGTTTTAGATTTTAATTCTGATGAAGTTGATTTAAGACTAGAAATAAATAAGATAGAGAAAAATGAATTAATTTGTAAGAAATACATTTTAAAAAATAAAGAAGATTTAAATAGAATTCCATTTTTAATGAATGTAGTAATAGAAAGTGATACATTTTCTTTTGACAAAAAATTCAAAGAGAGAATTATGAAATTTAAAGAAGAGATGGATGGAGATAGATATTTTAATATAGAAGAGTTGATGGCTGATTACTTCAATAATTATTTGGATAATAAGCAAGACTTTAAAGTTAAGATAGAGGATTTAGTAGGAATGGGAGAGTAA
- a CDS encoding YjcZ family sporulation protein, which translates to MFGKRQKQQRNWGYPGYGYGCYTPCGYGYGGYGGGSGVFALIVVLFILLIIIGATLR; encoded by the coding sequence ATGTTTGGAAAAAGACAAAAACAACAACGTAATTGGGGCTATCCAGGTTACGGATATGGTTGCTACACCCCATGCGGTTACGGATATGGCGGTTACGGCGGCGGAAGCGGCGTTTTCGCTTTAATTGTCGTGCTATTTATCCTTCTCATCATCATCGGTGCGACGTTGAGATAG
- a CDS encoding dsDNA nuclease domain-containing protein: MTVIINNLREKIESTLDDYIIDLAAQEKQEIQQNKEQIVNSLMAGEFRDLGGLTAMRGFVYQYYVSMFYMVSMIYPKRNNWWKSVVLEYFDDITLIGEDKIRFIQVKTVKEGGNKNHQPNDFYKRKSLNNPENEREYFNSWIEKNLLNYDYFLESNVINDVDKSVYNPQFEIVTNTKQSSLSTLKHYSGNVDFEIKDVIDKDGNVEHVITDEDPFKNAIMKPIDGLNLRFEEYARKDIDYYLKRLYINKFGSTRELYDDILDMIEETILITDIRGKSIAEYIFKRMFAFVISNSHVDNEDRLKKDELLVTKLQIKHLVAGWVTEAKELISESSYYDSAWAIFNRSISELEIEFKAQFANDNLKGELLKALQWINAHITESNIGNSTYCVTILNKIFYGNNSLSMWDFEHGDVERNLKESIRFIVYFIVFYENHLEVYSTAKMLFHEGKSSVIDNILFTLYHARNNLNKVTSMEKIKSCLNECHISRQITLDLYCLLIGTKKDSINSTASGIAAMFKVTNEPDSSHKITDVPDNMRFVDADEIEDFFEGFKDEGIVLDSFKQNVLLPHWKDYLDGIVNKMRVTYIES; encoded by the coding sequence ATGACGGTAATAATAAATAATTTAAGAGAAAAAATTGAAAGTACTTTGGACGATTATATAATAGATCTGGCAGCTCAGGAAAAACAAGAAATCCAACAGAATAAAGAGCAAATTGTTAATAGTCTAATGGCTGGTGAGTTCAGAGATTTAGGAGGATTAACAGCTATGAGGGGGTTTGTGTACCAGTACTATGTATCGATGTTTTATATGGTATCCATGATATATCCGAAGCGTAATAATTGGTGGAAATCTGTGGTGTTGGAATATTTTGATGATATTACTCTTATTGGCGAAGATAAAATTCGATTTATACAAGTAAAAACCGTAAAAGAAGGTGGAAATAAAAATCATCAGCCTAATGATTTTTATAAAAGAAAATCATTAAATAATCCTGAAAATGAAAGGGAGTATTTTAATAGCTGGATAGAAAAAAACTTATTAAATTATGATTATTTTTTAGAATCTAATGTAATCAACGATGTTGATAAAAGTGTTTATAATCCGCAGTTTGAAATAGTAACAAATACTAAGCAGAGTAGTTTATCGACTTTAAAACATTATTCAGGAAATGTTGATTTTGAAATTAAAGATGTAATAGATAAGGATGGAAATGTCGAACATGTTATAACTGACGAAGATCCATTTAAAAATGCAATTATGAAACCAATTGATGGTTTAAATTTAAGGTTTGAAGAGTATGCTCGAAAAGATATTGATTACTATTTAAAGAGACTCTATATAAATAAATTTGGTTCAACCAGAGAACTTTATGATGATATTTTGGACATGATCGAAGAAACTATTTTAATTACTGATATTAGAGGTAAATCTATAGCTGAGTATATCTTCAAAAGGATGTTTGCATTTGTTATATCCAATAGTCATGTAGATAATGAGGATCGCCTAAAGAAAGATGAGTTATTAGTAACTAAATTACAAATCAAGCATCTAGTAGCGGGGTGGGTTACTGAAGCAAAAGAGTTAATTAGTGAAAGTTCTTATTACGACAGTGCTTGGGCTATCTTTAACAGATCTATATCAGAATTAGAAATAGAATTCAAGGCACAATTTGCTAATGACAATTTAAAAGGAGAATTGCTTAAAGCGTTGCAATGGATCAATGCACATATTACAGAGAGTAACATAGGAAATAGCACTTATTGTGTAACAATTCTTAATAAAATATTTTATGGTAATAATAGTCTTTCCATGTGGGATTTTGAACATGGTGATGTTGAAAGGAATTTAAAAGAATCAATAAGATTTATTGTATATTTTATTGTCTTTTACGAAAACCATTTAGAAGTATACAGTACCGCTAAAATGTTATTCCACGAAGGGAAATCAAGTGTAATTGATAACATTCTTTTTACATTATATCATGCAAGAAATAATTTAAATAAAGTAACATCGATGGAGAAAATTAAATCTTGTTTAAACGAATGCCATATTTCTAGACAAATCACACTAGATTTATACTGCTTGCTTATAGGAACAAAAAAAGATTCTATAAATTCAACTGCATCAGGCATTGCAGCTATGTTTAAAGTAACAAACGAACCTGATTCTTCACATAAAATCACAGATGTACCTGATAATATGAGGTTTGTTGATGCTGATGAGATAGAAGATTTTTTTGAGGGATTTAAGGATGAAGGAATTGTTTTAGATAGTTTTAAACAAAATGTGCTATTACCACATTGGAAAGATTACTTAGATGGAATAGTAAACAAAATGAGGGTGACTTATATTGAAAGCTGA
- a CDS encoding AAA family ATPase: MFIQKIILDNFRIFRGRHEFDFSYKKVVVVEGPNGHGKSTIFDAINWVISGKISRYVGSSEHQQFNYIINSDAYSLGLDEASVEIYFNNQEEVVIKRTVKANGSTKLFINGHRFGIRDGQKEIVRLLVNEKVINDTNLFDSIDLPSFIESTLILSQENLEEFVRGNKPTQRYSKLEQILGLTRYGQDFKDYLQVLKKECLTQYDDILLKEKNIKHEQELLNVQYKQKSLQNERNGNKPESKIIDELNTFFSSSMESFEQLNKNEEFFEITINEYEVLKKYIEEIDDKLKRLVDLKFEIQQKEININDIEFNKKIANLHNEISILQIEKVKREGGIEKANSIKEKLNKIAQTNAYLDIKKIEKEKIDIDIKNLIEKLKVISKNLEIDYASLVLKKITDFIEEFRENSTLLDSLLEKSLILENENREFNLIKEKRIIREQNDKNIQLIKDLEKGIEDTENDIFNLTKQKKTNLDSQIYALIHEVQIHLINSNEQKCLVCGGSYNNSEELKNSIRIQLDNSNELLNGFEKKINKYKVSKNELNIKLDVAKQESMVTQEKLNNLNNELVNLKDKTVNMRLQNSISLEDPQLIRKEIVKAQKYKNNNQNKYKGFIEINKILVELNNLKFKRKGIYEEEENAINQHRSYKDFVRKENKLQLKFNKIDSYLSLAHLKVQEYNKKTYEFRQHIQDMEREIQLLNKIKNELENSLNYKLNLDSKEILNVIIENISLFEKRKFEARNLLVTIGDYLNDIELRELQIKIKSFNQKNLILQKQIHQYLTMDNQLKNLLAYHTQEQSSLVNEYLNGLSLTINNYFRQISPHSYFNYINLVTRKNELFVLLKDNQFENDDIEENIDDSVNASLTLSAAQSTILAMSIFLALNKSQNWSKLNLIGIDDPFQNLDDINAYSFIDVMANLISLENRQILISTHDSDFAKLSIRKMNLNPNEYAYVKIQSYTRDAIEIQLEQYKSLEDKRMSF, from the coding sequence ATGTTTATTCAGAAAATAATATTAGATAACTTTCGTATTTTTAGAGGAAGACATGAATTTGATTTTTCTTATAAAAAAGTAGTTGTGGTAGAAGGCCCAAATGGACATGGGAAAAGTACAATTTTTGATGCGATTAATTGGGTTATTTCTGGAAAGATTTCTAGATATGTTGGTTCATCTGAACATCAACAATTTAATTACATTATAAATAGTGATGCTTATTCACTTGGTTTGGATGAAGCATCGGTTGAAATATATTTTAATAATCAAGAGGAAGTCGTTATAAAACGAACTGTTAAAGCGAATGGTTCCACTAAACTATTTATTAATGGTCATAGGTTTGGAATTAGAGATGGACAAAAAGAAATAGTAAGATTATTAGTTAATGAAAAGGTAATCAATGATACTAATTTATTTGACTCTATTGATTTACCTTCATTTATAGAATCAACATTGATTCTATCACAGGAAAACTTAGAAGAGTTTGTTCGAGGTAATAAACCTACTCAACGATACTCTAAATTAGAACAAATCCTAGGTTTAACAAGGTATGGTCAAGATTTCAAGGATTATTTGCAAGTTTTAAAAAAAGAGTGTTTGACACAATATGACGATATTCTTTTAAAAGAGAAAAATATAAAACATGAGCAAGAATTATTAAATGTACAATATAAACAAAAAAGCCTTCAAAATGAAAGAAATGGAAATAAGCCAGAATCAAAGATTATAGATGAATTAAATACATTTTTTAGTAGTTCAATGGAGTCTTTCGAACAGCTTAATAAAAATGAAGAATTTTTCGAGATTACTATAAATGAATATGAAGTTTTAAAGAAATATATTGAAGAGATAGATGATAAATTAAAGAGGCTTGTTGATTTGAAGTTCGAAATTCAACAAAAAGAAATAAATATAAATGATATAGAATTTAATAAAAAGATAGCTAATTTACATAATGAGATAAGTATTCTTCAAATTGAAAAAGTTAAACGTGAAGGCGGTATTGAGAAGGCGAATTCAATAAAAGAAAAATTAAATAAAATTGCTCAAACTAATGCTTATTTAGATATTAAAAAAATTGAAAAGGAAAAAATAGATATAGATATAAAAAATCTCATAGAAAAATTAAAAGTTATTTCCAAAAATTTAGAAATAGATTATGCAAGTTTAGTCTTAAAAAAAATTACGGATTTTATTGAGGAATTTAGGGAAAATAGTACGTTATTAGATAGTCTATTAGAGAAATCTTTAATTTTGGAAAATGAGAATAGGGAATTTAACTTAATTAAAGAGAAGAGAATTATTAGGGAGCAGAATGACAAGAACATTCAGCTAATAAAAGATTTAGAAAAAGGAATTGAAGATACTGAAAATGATATTTTTAATTTAACTAAACAGAAAAAAACTAATTTAGATTCTCAAATATATGCTTTGATACATGAGGTTCAGATCCATCTAATAAATAGTAATGAACAAAAATGTTTAGTATGTGGAGGTTCTTATAATAATAGTGAAGAATTAAAAAATTCTATTCGCATTCAGTTAGATAATTCAAATGAATTATTAAATGGGTTTGAAAAGAAAATAAATAAATATAAAGTTTCTAAAAATGAATTGAATATTAAATTGGATGTAGCAAAACAAGAATCTATGGTTACACAAGAAAAATTAAATAATTTAAATAATGAACTTGTAAACTTAAAAGATAAAACTGTAAATATGCGTCTTCAAAATTCAATTAGTTTAGAGGATCCACAGTTAATACGAAAGGAGATTGTAAAGGCACAAAAGTATAAAAATAATAATCAAAATAAATATAAAGGCTTTATAGAAATTAATAAAATATTAGTAGAATTAAATAATTTAAAGTTTAAAAGAAAGGGAATTTATGAAGAGGAAGAAAACGCAATTAACCAACACAGGAGTTATAAGGACTTTGTAAGAAAAGAAAATAAGTTACAATTAAAATTTAATAAAATCGATAGCTATCTGTCCTTAGCTCATTTAAAGGTTCAAGAATACAATAAGAAAACATATGAATTTAGACAACATATTCAAGATATGGAGAGAGAAATACAGTTATTAAATAAAATTAAAAATGAACTGGAAAATTCGCTTAATTATAAGCTGAATTTAGATAGTAAAGAAATTTTAAACGTAATTATAGAAAATATTAGTTTATTTGAGAAGAGGAAATTTGAAGCTAGAAATCTTTTAGTGACAATAGGAGATTATTTAAATGACATTGAGTTAAGAGAACTACAGATAAAAATAAAAAGTTTTAACCAAAAAAATTTAATCTTACAAAAGCAGATTCATCAATATTTAACGATGGATAATCAATTGAAAAATTTACTTGCATACCATACACAAGAGCAGAGTTCTTTAGTGAATGAATATTTGAATGGATTATCTTTAACGATAAATAATTATTTTAGACAGATTTCACCTCATTCGTATTTTAATTATATTAATTTAGTAACAAGGAAAAACGAATTATTCGTACTTTTAAAAGATAATCAATTCGAAAATGATGATATCGAAGAAAATATAGATGATAGTGTAAACGCTAGTCTTACTTTAAGTGCAGCACAGTCGACTATATTAGCTATGAGCATATTTTTAGCTTTAAATAAATCTCAAAATTGGAGTAAATTAAACCTAATTGGAATTGATGATCCTTTTCAAAACCTAGATGATATTAATGCATATTCGTTCATAGATGTTATGGCTAACTTAATATCATTAGAAAACAGACAAATCTTAATTAGTACTCATGATTCCGATTTTGCTAAGTTATCAATTAGAAAAATGAATTTAAATCCTAATGAATATGCATATGTTAAAATACAGTCATATACTAGAGATGCAATAGAAATTCAATTGGAACAGTACAAATCATTAGAAGATAAAAGAATGTCGTTTTAA